A region from the Rosa rugosa chromosome 6, drRosRugo1.1, whole genome shotgun sequence genome encodes:
- the LOC133716291 gene encoding uncharacterized protein LOC133716291, protein MIRAANQRPNLKEAYQGPFPPHIMHSPYPRGCKNIMFSTFSGEEIESVAAHLVRFRVQYSQYQNDDSLKCKIFATSLSGAAFTWFTKLQPGSVASWPGMEKLFKETFGTIEPEVDLASLTQIAQQPTESTVTHLQRFQIQKGKLNVILPEKKLVKLAIKGLEPRQRKKQHGSMSEESGLATAEESEEDEVAALKLTGKKASALKQLKLCKEPVKLKSVVFTKPEFASYTYDVNKAHEILDEMIAAKMVKTDFGPFPKPDQLRGKKYCKLHNLWNHNTA, encoded by the exons atgattagggccgcgaaccagaggcctaacTTGAAGGAGGCCTATCAGGggcctttcccaccgcacattATGCACTcaccttatcctaggggatGTAAGAACATCAtgttctctactttctcgggagaggaaATCGAAAGTGTCGCAGCCCATTTGGTCAGGTTTCGAGTACAGTATAGCCAATACCAGAACGATGACAGTCTGAAATGTAAAATCTTCGCCACTTCTTTGTCGGGGGctgccttcacctggttcactaagctgcaaccAGGATCAGTTGCGAGTTGGCCGGGGATGGAAAAGCTGTTCAAGGAAACTTTCGGGACTATCGAGCCTGAggtagatctggcttcacttACTCAGATAgctcagcagccaactgaatcTACTGTCACAcaccttcagcgcttccagataCAAAAGGGGAAGTTGAACGTGATTCTACCGGAGAAAAAACTGGtgaagttggcaatcaaagggTTAGAGCCTCGCCAACgcaagaagcagcatggaagcat gAGTGAGGAATCCGGCCTGGCAACCGCTGAAGAGTCCGAGGAAGATGAAGTAGCAGCACTCAAGCTCACCGGAAAGAAGGCATCAGCGCTAAAGCAGCTGAAGCTGTGCAAAGAGCCGGTGAAACTCAAGTCGGTGGTCTTCACCAAACCTGAATTCGCAAGTTATACCTATGATGTGAATAAAGCTCATGAGAtcttagatgagatgatcgctgcgaagatggtgaagaccgacttcggGCCATTCCCCAAACCAGATCAGCTTAGGGGAAAGAAATACTGTAAGCTCCACAATTTGTGGAATCATAACACAGCATGA